In one Longimicrobiaceae bacterium genomic region, the following are encoded:
- the ftsZ gene encoding cell division protein FtsZ, which yields MIFEYEESAIQNARMKVVGVGGGGGNAVNRMVDEDLEGVEFISVNTDAQALKNSRSGVKIQIGKKLTRGLGAGARPEIGRAAMEESADEMRKALEGSDLVFITAGMGGGTGTGGAPLIGEMAREMGALTIAIVTRPFLFEGKKRMRQAEQGLAELKRAVDTMIVVPNERLLAVVGKGTSFKDALKKADEVLLHATQGISDLIRVTGEVNVDFADVRTVMSNRGTALMGTGFGRGENRSVEAAQEAISSPLLDNISIHGAAGVLINITGGMDLAIDEVTTISSIIQDAAGDEAEIIFGAVHDSSMKEEVRVTVIATGFEKDAAPFADRSDNVIRPNFRTVTAAARPEPRPEVRPLGTTTTTYPPRPEPAPEPQAPAAGPAQTTPIRWPSRPAERPLPNDLEIPTFIRRQMD from the coding sequence ATGATTTTCGAGTACGAGGAGTCCGCCATCCAGAACGCCCGCATGAAGGTGGTGGGTGTGGGGGGTGGAGGCGGGAACGCGGTGAACCGGATGGTGGACGAAGACCTGGAGGGGGTCGAGTTCATCTCGGTGAACACCGACGCGCAGGCGCTCAAGAACTCGCGTTCGGGCGTCAAGATCCAGATCGGGAAGAAGCTCACCCGCGGGCTGGGGGCCGGCGCGCGCCCGGAGATCGGGCGGGCGGCGATGGAGGAGAGCGCCGACGAGATGCGCAAGGCGCTGGAGGGCTCGGACCTCGTCTTCATCACCGCCGGGATGGGCGGCGGGACCGGGACGGGCGGCGCGCCGCTGATCGGGGAGATGGCCCGTGAGATGGGAGCGCTGACCATCGCCATCGTGACCCGCCCCTTCCTCTTCGAGGGGAAGAAGCGGATGCGCCAGGCGGAGCAGGGGCTCGCCGAGCTGAAGCGCGCGGTGGACACCATGATCGTCGTCCCCAACGAGCGGCTCCTCGCGGTGGTCGGGAAGGGGACTTCGTTCAAGGACGCGCTCAAGAAGGCGGACGAGGTGCTCCTGCACGCCACGCAGGGCATTTCGGACCTGATCCGCGTCACCGGCGAGGTGAACGTGGACTTCGCCGACGTGCGGACGGTCATGTCCAACCGCGGGACCGCGCTGATGGGGACCGGCTTCGGGCGCGGCGAGAACCGCTCGGTGGAGGCGGCTCAGGAGGCGATCTCGTCGCCGCTCCTGGACAACATCTCCATCCATGGCGCGGCCGGGGTGCTGATCAACATCACCGGCGGGATGGACCTTGCCATCGACGAGGTGACCACGATCTCCTCCATCATCCAGGACGCCGCCGGCGACGAGGCGGAGATCATCTTCGGCGCGGTGCACGACAGCAGCATGAAGGAGGAGGTCCGCGTGACGGTGATCGCGACCGGGTTCGAGAAGGACGCCGCCCCGTTCGCCGACCGCTCGGACAACGTGATCCGCCCCAACTTCCGTACGGTGACGGCGGCGGCGCGCCCCGAGCCCCGTCCTGAGGTGCGCCCGCTGGGGACGACGACCACCACGTACCCGCCGCGCCCGGAGCCCGCCCCCGAGCCGCAGGCGCCGGCCGCGGGTCCGGCGCAGACCACCCCGATCCGATGGCCTTCGCGCCCGGCGGAGCGGCCGCTCCCCAACGACCTCGAGATCCCGACGTTCATCCGCCGGCAGATGGACTGA